In Microtus ochrogaster isolate Prairie Vole_2 linkage group LG9, MicOch1.0, whole genome shotgun sequence, the following are encoded in one genomic region:
- the LG9H6orf58 gene encoding protein LEG1 homolog, which translates to MAVLASFVWVLVGCISAAVAEDSNISDLYPPFWEESPEELSDYRLEDGKHIINPWVFTDRMGLYRILLNRTAPYFASYGPENEQNLFWGLPLQFGWQHSSGRLADPTGKTDCGYGPVNPLCVSVDSWWADANYFLSVIPFLAAVDSGVLGITSDQFTILPPPQDQWKFCYSVSDCKELVGETMDSWNTFFEYMKLPSSDFDGLLKNLWAAHTSSLGYPLSVFEDRYAYYSDQESKFEKNWAIAVDYIAAAYYPTTLIRTHGFQKGLPPRILLDTDIAPFIADFTATQNTVLLSLTALGDTDRLTGSFSLTAWKILMSSKFAREQFLKALETLLGTST; encoded by the exons ATGGCTGTCCTGGCTTCTTTTGTCTGGGTACTGGTTGGCTGCATTTCTGCTGCTGTAGCAGAGGATTCTAATATCTCAGATCTATATCCTCCTTTCTGGGAAGAGAGCCCTGAAGAGTTAAGTGATTACAGGTTGGAGGATGGAAAGCACATCATTAACCCATGGGTATTCACTGATAGAATGGGGTTGTATAGAATCTTACTGAATCGGACGGCTCCATATTTTGCAAGCTATGGTCCAGAAAACGAACAGAATCTTTTCTGGGGATTGCCGCTGCAGTTTGGATGGCAGCATAGTTCGG GTAGACTAGCTGATCCCACTGGCAAGACAGACTGTGGCTATGGACCTGTaaaccctctgtgtgtgtctgttgacAGCTGGTGGGCTG atgcAAATTATTTTTTGAGTGTGATACCTTTCCTTGCTGCTGTTGATTCTGGTGTACTGGGGATAACGTCAGACCAATTTACCATTTTACCACCACCCCAGGATCAGTGGAAGTTTTGTTACAGTGTTTCTGACTGCAAAGAGCTCGTTGGGGAAACAATGGACTCATGGAACACCTTTTTTGAG TACATGAAGTTGCCTTCTAGCGACTTTGATGGTCTTTTGAAGAACTTATGGGCTGCTCATACCTCCTCCTTGGGGTATCCTCTCAGTGTCTTTGAAGACAG ATATGCCTATTATTCTGATCAAGAATCAAAATTTGAGAAAAACTGGGCTATTGCTGTAGACTACATAGCTGCGGCCTACTATCCTACAACCCTGATTAGAACGCATGGCTTTCAGAAGGGCCTGCCACCACGTATTCTTCTTGATACTGACATAGCCCCTTTTATTGCTGACTTCACTGCTACTCAGAACACAGTCCTGCTGTCACTCACAGCTCTTGGTGATACTGATCGACTTACAg GATCATTCTCTTTGACTGCCTGGAAAATTCTCATGAGTTCAAAATTTGCAAGGGAACAATTTCTAAAAGCTCTTGAAACGTTGCTGGGGACATCTACAtaa